Proteins co-encoded in one Ignavibacteria bacterium genomic window:
- the dnaX gene encoding DNA polymerase III subunit gamma/tau, which translates to MSFQVSARKYRPQTFETVLGQEHVTVTLRNAIIRGRIAHAYLLTGPRGVGKTTTARIIAKSINCLNPVEAEPCNVCANCLAIQSGQSIDFIEIDAASNRGIDEVRSLTESVRYAPVTGKYKVYIIDEVHMLTKESFNAFLKTLEEPPEHTIFIFATTDVHKVPITIISRCQRYDFRRIPLDIIKEGLREIAEKENIEIDDKTLTLIAKKADGGMRDAESFFDQAAAFSGDKIDYSSVIKVFNFIDEDIYFEVTDGLINKDFKMPFFVCDRVYKNGWSFIDFFNGLLEHFRNILSVAATKDTSLIESAAVYFERYVKLAKYFSEGDLLRVMNYLSRLLSELRYSQNHKLRSELALSQITGFETSETISGLVEILSKTNFGDNVNVTRPEAEIKNPEQDDEKKKPEPTVVAEAAPITDLKNPELESAIEQEYENIMEETMVEEYPEEMDEPVVNEVPLAEEKKFFASLARKREEIVPDKEETDPYVLFIKDKFGGREI; encoded by the coding sequence ATGAGCTTTCAGGTTTCAGCACGGAAATACAGACCCCAGACATTCGAAACGGTTCTTGGACAGGAACATGTTACTGTCACTCTAAGAAATGCAATTATAAGAGGGAGAATAGCTCATGCATACCTGCTGACCGGTCCAAGGGGTGTGGGAAAAACGACAACTGCGAGGATAATTGCAAAATCGATCAACTGTCTAAATCCCGTTGAAGCCGAGCCGTGTAATGTGTGTGCGAATTGTCTTGCAATACAATCAGGACAGTCGATAGATTTTATCGAAATCGATGCGGCTTCAAACAGGGGAATTGATGAAGTCCGTTCCCTTACAGAATCGGTCAGATATGCACCCGTTACAGGAAAGTACAAGGTGTATATTATTGATGAGGTTCACATGCTCACCAAGGAATCGTTTAATGCATTCCTTAAAACTCTTGAGGAACCACCCGAACACACTATATTTATATTTGCCACTACTGATGTCCACAAAGTACCGATTACCATCATTTCGCGCTGTCAGAGGTATGATTTCCGCAGAATTCCCCTTGACATCATAAAAGAAGGTCTCAGAGAGATTGCTGAAAAAGAAAATATTGAGATTGATGACAAAACACTCACTCTGATCGCAAAAAAAGCTGATGGCGGAATGCGTGATGCGGAAAGCTTTTTCGATCAGGCAGCTGCTTTTTCAGGAGATAAAATTGATTATTCGTCTGTAATAAAGGTTTTCAATTTTATCGATGAGGATATCTACTTTGAAGTAACCGACGGGCTGATCAATAAAGATTTCAAAATGCCTTTCTTCGTCTGCGACCGTGTTTATAAAAACGGCTGGAGTTTTATCGACTTCTTTAACGGTTTGCTTGAGCATTTTAGGAATATTCTTTCAGTGGCAGCTACGAAGGACACCTCTCTCATCGAAAGTGCTGCGGTATATTTCGAACGATATGTGAAACTCGCAAAATATTTTTCCGAAGGTGACCTGCTAAGGGTGATGAACTATCTAAGCAGATTACTCTCCGAACTTCGTTATTCCCAAAATCACAAATTGAGAAGCGAACTCGCGCTGAGTCAGATTACAGGATTTGAGACTTCTGAAACGATTTCCGGACTCGTGGAGATACTGTCGAAGACCAATTTTGGCGATAATGTGAATGTAACCAGACCGGAAGCAGAAATAAAGAATCCTGAACAGGACGACGAAAAAAAAAAGCCTGAACCAACAGTAGTAGCAGAGGCAGCTCCCATTACAGATCTGAAAAATCCGGAACTGGAGTCGGCAATTGAACAGGAATACGAAAACATCATGGAAGAAACCATGGTGGAAGAGTATCCTGAAGAGATGGATGAGCCGGTGGTAAATGAGGTTCCGCTCGCAGAGGAGAAGAAGTTTTTTGCTTCTCTCGCAAGAAAACGGGAAGAAATCGTACCTGACAAGGAAGAAACAGACCCCTATGTCCTTTTTATAAAAGACAAGTTCGGCGGCAGGGAAATCTGA
- a CDS encoding DUF1624 domain-containing protein has translation MSESLSKNRVIFLDLLRAVAIILLIFALNLDHTLAPEFKNTNDFLLNYWQYINTLIVPFFIFTSGTLFMYLYKTQGLPFQENPLVKRVIKRGFLLILTGYLLNFHGFRQLYNGEGITEADWQQFLTVDILQILGASMLFTIFLLWVASKLPFQIKYIVGFASILILLLTVVFELLNVGRILPLWAGAYFTRSVGSAFTFFPHAFYFTAGCCAGCFISSNPSTFEDLTGVRKLLIAGLLLIIFSFVLQLAFDALPLESATTTGMVVRVTRKAGLIIMGLIAVIQTSIILEQNPKIFILMARNTLLVYVMNKLLIDYTPLSIYFTKAYDVQESFLVSLGTTSLMVLIVIILNKLNFKNFSMMRG, from the coding sequence ATGTCAGAAAGCCTGAGTAAAAATCGTGTAATTTTCCTGGACCTGCTAAGGGCAGTTGCAATTATCCTGTTGATTTTTGCACTGAATCTGGATCATACACTTGCGCCTGAATTCAAAAACACCAATGATTTTCTTTTGAATTACTGGCAATACATCAATACGCTCATAGTGCCGTTTTTTATTTTTACTTCGGGCACCCTCTTCATGTATCTGTATAAAACCCAGGGTCTTCCGTTTCAGGAGAATCCTTTGGTAAAGAGGGTCATAAAAAGGGGATTTTTGCTGATCCTGACAGGATACCTTCTCAATTTTCACGGGTTTAGACAATTGTATAACGGCGAGGGGATTACTGAGGCTGACTGGCAGCAGTTTTTGACTGTTGATATACTTCAGATTCTTGGTGCATCAATGCTGTTCACCATTTTTTTATTGTGGGTGGCATCGAAACTCCCGTTTCAGATTAAATACATTGTCGGATTTGCCTCCATCCTGATACTTCTTCTCACAGTGGTTTTTGAATTGTTGAATGTTGGCAGGATACTTCCTCTTTGGGCGGGAGCCTATTTCACAAGATCTGTCGGATCGGCTTTTACTTTTTTCCCGCATGCTTTCTATTTTACAGCAGGATGCTGTGCCGGATGTTTTATTTCGAGCAATCCTTCCACTTTCGAAGATCTCACAGGTGTGAGGAAATTACTGATTGCCGGATTGCTGCTGATTATTTTTTCTTTTGTTCTTCAACTGGCGTTTGATGCTCTCCCTCTGGAAAGTGCGACAACTACTGGAATGGTTGTCAGGGTCACCCGGAAAGCAGGGCTGATAATAATGGGATTGATTGCGGTGATTCAGACTTCCATAATTCTTGAACAGAATCCCAAAATCTTTATTTTGATGGCAAGGAATACACTGCTTGTCTATGTAATGAACAAGTTACTCATAGATTATACTCCGTTAAGTATATACTTTACAAAGGCCTATGATGTTCAGGAGTCGTTTCTTGTTTCACTCGGTACCACTTCTCTTATGGTTTTGATTGTGATTATTCTGAACAAACTGAATTTCAAAAACTTCTCGATGATGAGAGGGTAA
- the ruvB gene encoding Holliday junction branch migration DNA helicase RuvB: protein MGKNSTLDPTITGEEKELERNLRPSTFTGFQGQKKIVDNLKVFIGAANNRGESLDHTLLTGPPGLGKTTLSNIIANELKVPIKLTSGPVLEKPGDLAGILTGLEERSVLFIDEIHRLSPVVEEYLYSAMEDFRIDIMIESGPAARTVQISLPKFTLVGATTRAGMLTSPLRDRFGINFRLDYYDNDTLKGIIERSSSILGIRINPEAALEIAGRSRGTPRIANRLLKRTRDFADYLKKETIDMEVAETALTALDVDKFGLDEMDKDIIMSIIEKYGGGPVGLTTIAVAVGEEKDTIEEVYEPFLIQRGFLQRTPRGRIATEFAYRHFNKPFKRDQVSLFDE, encoded by the coding sequence ATGGGTAAAAATTCCACACTCGATCCAACGATCACCGGCGAAGAGAAAGAACTCGAGAGGAATCTAAGACCCTCTACTTTTACAGGTTTTCAGGGTCAAAAAAAAATCGTCGATAACCTGAAGGTCTTCATTGGTGCTGCCAACAACAGGGGGGAATCTCTCGATCACACTCTTTTAACGGGACCTCCGGGACTTGGTAAAACCACACTTTCAAATATCATCGCGAATGAATTAAAGGTACCGATTAAGTTGACTTCGGGTCCTGTACTCGAAAAGCCGGGTGACCTTGCGGGCATTTTAACGGGGCTGGAGGAAAGAAGCGTCCTTTTCATCGATGAAATTCACAGACTTTCCCCTGTAGTCGAGGAATATCTTTATTCGGCAATGGAAGATTTTCGGATTGACATTATGATCGAGAGTGGTCCTGCTGCGAGAACAGTACAGATCAGTCTTCCGAAGTTCACACTTGTGGGCGCCACAACGAGAGCAGGAATGTTGACCTCTCCACTTCGGGACAGATTTGGCATAAATTTCAGGCTCGACTATTACGATAATGATACCCTGAAGGGAATTATTGAGCGGTCATCTTCAATACTTGGTATCAGAATAAACCCCGAAGCTGCGCTTGAAATCGCAGGCAGATCACGCGGGACTCCAAGAATTGCAAATCGCCTTCTGAAAAGAACGAGGGATTTTGCCGACTACCTCAAAAAAGAAACCATTGATATGGAAGTGGCGGAAACCGCCCTTACTGCCCTTGATGTTGATAAGTTCGGACTTGACGAGATGGACAAAGATATCATCATGTCCATTATCGAGAAATACGGCGGAGGTCCTGTAGGGCTTACAACGATTGCAGTAGCTGTCGGTGAAGAGAAGGACACAATTGAAGAAGTATACGAACCATTCCTTATTCAAAGGGGATTTTTACAAAGAACCCCAAGAGGAAGGATTGCTACAGAATTTGCATACAGACATTTTAACAAACCTTTCAAAAGAGACCAGGTCTCCTTATTTGATGAGTAA
- the lon gene encoding endopeptidase La, with protein MSKIINEPEEQSITVEIPEIIPVLPLRDLVIFPYMISPVLVGRDLSVNAANFSLNNHRLIFLAAQKNSNIDEPGPDELYREGTIAKIVQTMKLPNGLLKIVVDGLVMGKIKHFTSETEYFEAAIQLREVQMSNDAEITALIRQAEIAFKEYASLNKNINAETLVSFENISEPDRKLYFAAANINQAIDGKMKIMRKGKLKDQYYELIKLLRGEIEILKVEKEIDHKVQENIAKTQRKFIIQEQIKILQEELGEDDALSEEAKLLESIEAAGMPESVEDKAIEEYNKLSKIPPMSPEYTVIRNYLDWLIAVPWKKRTKDKLDISHVQKILDEDHFGLEKPKERIIEHIAVLNLVKNMRGQILCLVGPPGVGKTSLGRSIARALGRQFVRISLGGVRDEAEIRGHRKTYIGSMPGKIIQSMKRAGTVNPVILLDEIDKLSSDFRGDPSSAMLEVLDPEQNFSFNDHYLEVDYDLSQVLFITTANVRYNIPLPLQDRMEIIELSSYLEVDKLEIAKRHIIPKQIKLHGLGKAKVKFEDEAILEIINNYTRESGVRNMEREITGVLRKVAKDFVVKIQTNEKNSKKPNVITPAIVEKYLGAPRYKKHIYEKGARIGSVTGLAWTSVGGDILKVDVTVMHGKEKLTLTGQLGNVMKESAQAGLSFIRSNAEKFGLKPDFMLNKEIHIHLPEGAIPKDGPSAGITMIMAMLSAFLEIPASDSVAMTGEITLRGEVLPIGGLNEKLLAARRNGYKTVLIPNDNTADVAEIRANITKDLVIVPVETVEEALDWVFPDWKKTVAERIEKNAETVSEVKKKRRTPAESLN; from the coding sequence ATGAGTAAAATTATAAACGAGCCTGAAGAGCAGAGCATTACAGTCGAAATTCCGGAGATAATACCTGTATTGCCATTAAGGGATCTTGTCATTTTTCCATATATGATTTCACCTGTTCTTGTAGGCAGAGACCTTTCTGTAAACGCAGCCAATTTCTCACTAAACAACCACAGACTCATATTTCTTGCAGCCCAAAAAAATTCCAACATAGATGAACCGGGCCCCGATGAGTTATATCGGGAAGGTACGATTGCAAAAATTGTTCAGACGATGAAACTGCCAAATGGCTTGCTCAAAATAGTGGTTGATGGTCTGGTTATGGGGAAGATAAAGCACTTCACTTCTGAAACCGAGTATTTTGAAGCCGCAATTCAATTGCGGGAAGTGCAGATGTCGAACGATGCCGAGATTACTGCATTAATCAGGCAGGCTGAAATCGCTTTCAAGGAATATGCATCGTTAAATAAAAATATAAATGCTGAAACTCTTGTCTCATTTGAGAACATTTCGGAACCCGACAGAAAACTTTATTTTGCTGCTGCCAACATAAATCAGGCAATCGACGGCAAAATGAAAATCATGAGGAAGGGGAAACTAAAAGACCAGTATTATGAGTTGATTAAGCTTCTGCGCGGTGAGATAGAAATCCTTAAAGTTGAAAAAGAGATCGATCACAAGGTCCAGGAAAACATAGCAAAAACGCAAAGAAAGTTTATAATTCAAGAGCAGATCAAAATTCTTCAGGAGGAACTCGGCGAAGATGATGCACTTTCAGAGGAAGCGAAACTTCTTGAGAGCATTGAAGCTGCCGGGATGCCGGAATCTGTGGAAGACAAGGCGATCGAGGAGTATAACAAGCTCTCGAAAATCCCCCCGATGTCGCCTGAATATACAGTGATCAGAAATTATCTTGACTGGCTGATAGCTGTTCCCTGGAAGAAAAGGACAAAAGATAAACTTGATATCTCACATGTACAGAAGATTCTTGATGAGGATCATTTTGGACTTGAGAAACCAAAGGAGAGAATTATAGAGCACATCGCTGTTCTCAATCTTGTGAAGAACATGAGGGGTCAGATTCTGTGTCTCGTAGGACCTCCCGGAGTGGGAAAAACCTCGCTCGGCAGATCGATAGCCCGTGCACTTGGCAGGCAGTTTGTCAGAATAAGCCTCGGTGGTGTCAGGGATGAGGCTGAAATAAGGGGCCACCGGAAGACCTACATCGGCTCAATGCCGGGAAAAATTATTCAGTCCATGAAACGGGCAGGCACGGTAAATCCCGTGATTCTGCTCGATGAAATCGATAAACTGAGTTCCGATTTCAGAGGCGATCCGTCTTCGGCAATGCTTGAGGTACTTGATCCCGAACAGAATTTTTCGTTTAATGATCACTACCTCGAAGTTGACTATGACCTATCGCAGGTACTTTTCATTACGACAGCGAATGTAAGATATAACATCCCTCTGCCACTTCAGGACAGAATGGAAATCATAGAACTCTCCAGTTATCTCGAGGTGGACAAACTTGAAATAGCGAAGCGACACATCATACCTAAACAGATAAAACTGCATGGTTTGGGAAAAGCCAAAGTGAAGTTCGAGGATGAGGCTATTCTTGAGATAATAAACAACTACACCCGTGAATCGGGAGTCAGGAACATGGAGAGGGAAATAACCGGTGTCCTGAGAAAAGTTGCAAAAGATTTTGTGGTAAAGATCCAGACCAATGAGAAAAACTCGAAGAAACCAAATGTTATTACACCCGCCATTGTGGAAAAATATCTCGGTGCTCCTCGCTACAAAAAACATATTTATGAAAAAGGTGCGAGAATAGGGAGTGTAACGGGGCTCGCTTGGACGAGTGTTGGTGGCGACATCCTTAAAGTGGATGTAACCGTAATGCACGGCAAGGAAAAGCTAACACTTACAGGGCAACTCGGAAATGTAATGAAAGAGTCAGCTCAGGCGGGTTTGAGTTTCATCAGATCGAACGCTGAAAAATTTGGACTAAAACCCGACTTCATGTTGAACAAGGAAATACATATCCATCTGCCTGAAGGAGCGATTCCTAAAGACGGACCATCAGCCGGTATCACGATGATTATGGCTATGCTCTCTGCATTTTTGGAGATTCCCGCCAGCGATTCGGTTGCAATGACAGGTGAAATTACCCTGAGAGGTGAAGTTTTACCAATCGGGGGGCTCAATGAAAAACTTCTTGCTGCCAGAAGGAACGGTTACAAAACTGTTCTGATTCCCAATGACAACACTGCGGATGTAGCAGAGATAAGAGCCAACATCACAAAAGACCTTGTAATCGTGCCTGTAGAAACAGTTGAGGAGGCTTTGGACTGGGTTTTCCCTGACTGGAAAAAGACAGTAGCTGAGAGAATAGAGAAAAACGCAGAAACTGTATCAGAAGTCAAAAAGAAACGCCGGACTCCCGCAGAAAGTCTCAATTAG
- a CDS encoding RidA family protein, whose product MINEKLAELGITIPDAPTPLAAYVPGQIVGNLLYTSGQVALQQGAIAYKGKVGGNLSEEEGIAAARICAINCLAVAKKLLGDLEKIERIVKLTVFVNCVEGYANEPKIANGASELLVELFGDNGKHTRSAVGVSGLPLDSAVEIEMIALLK is encoded by the coding sequence ATGATAAACGAAAAACTGGCAGAACTGGGAATTACCATTCCTGATGCTCCAACACCTCTCGCAGCTTATGTACCCGGTCAGATTGTCGGGAATTTGCTCTATACATCAGGACAGGTCGCACTTCAGCAGGGTGCAATTGCTTACAAGGGGAAAGTTGGGGGCAATCTTTCTGAAGAAGAGGGAATTGCTGCCGCACGAATTTGTGCCATCAACTGCCTCGCTGTTGCAAAAAAACTTCTCGGTGATCTTGAAAAAATAGAGAGAATTGTTAAATTGACAGTTTTTGTGAACTGTGTGGAGGGATATGCCAACGAACCGAAGATTGCAAACGGAGCATCAGAATTGCTCGTTGAACTTTTCGGAGACAACGGCAAGCATACAAGAAGCGCCGTTGGAGTGAGCGGGCTACCACTCGATTCCGCAGTGGAAATTGAAATGATTGCATTATTAAAGTAA
- the mazG gene encoding nucleoside triphosphate pyrophosphohydrolase — MTEFKFKEFIDILRRLRKECPWDREQTNDSIKMATIEEAYETLDAINNKDFKELKEELGDLLLHVAFHSVIAEEDGHFNLDDVIQGISDKLVRRHPHVFGDVEVENTTEVMKNWEAIKMAEGKKSLLSGIPVSMPALHKAYRMQEKAAKTGFEWQSIDEVKEKMLEERGELEEAELSGDFDKLEEEFGDYLFALTNYARFKKINPENALNKANKKFETRFGFIEQELAKSNRIPSEASLQEMIDLWNKAKEL; from the coding sequence ATGACAGAGTTTAAATTTAAGGAATTTATCGATATTTTAAGGCGGTTAAGAAAGGAATGTCCCTGGGACAGAGAACAAACCAATGATTCGATCAAAATGGCAACCATCGAAGAGGCTTATGAAACCCTTGATGCGATCAATAACAAGGATTTTAAGGAGCTGAAGGAGGAACTCGGCGACCTTCTTCTCCATGTTGCTTTTCACTCTGTTATAGCCGAAGAAGACGGTCATTTCAATCTGGATGATGTAATTCAGGGAATTTCGGATAAACTGGTCCGTCGCCACCCGCATGTTTTTGGAGATGTGGAAGTGGAGAATACGACTGAAGTAATGAAAAACTGGGAAGCAATCAAAATGGCTGAGGGGAAAAAATCCCTCCTTTCAGGAATTCCTGTATCAATGCCTGCACTGCACAAAGCATACAGGATGCAAGAAAAAGCAGCCAAAACAGGATTTGAATGGCAAAGTATCGATGAAGTAAAGGAAAAGATGCTCGAAGAGAGAGGTGAACTTGAAGAAGCCGAACTTTCGGGAGACTTTGACAAGCTCGAAGAAGAATTCGGTGATTATCTGTTTGCCCTCACCAACTATGCAAGATTCAAAAAAATAAATCCGGAAAATGCTTTAAACAAAGCGAATAAAAAGTTTGAAACCCGATTTGGTTTCATCGAGCAGGAACTGGCGAAATCCAACAGAATCCCGTCTGAGGCTTCTCTTCAGGAAATGATTGATCTTTGGAATAAAGCCAAGGAGTTATAA
- a CDS encoding GAF domain-containing protein: MSSELTLPVSAVKEEVYKYLLEQMPHLIQEADHWLSSLSNFTAVIKESFPKVSWAGFYLVTEGKLVLGPFQGKIACTEIQPGRGVCGKVMVTKETEIVENVHDFPGHIACDSGSNSEIVVPLLKDGKLLGVLDLDSYDFSTFNDTDRLYLEQLVAQLLSKTTIPNI, encoded by the coding sequence ATGAGTTCTGAACTTACATTACCCGTTTCTGCGGTTAAAGAGGAAGTATATAAATATCTGCTTGAGCAGATGCCTCATCTGATTCAGGAGGCTGATCACTGGTTGTCGTCGCTTTCCAATTTTACTGCAGTGATAAAAGAGAGTTTTCCAAAGGTCAGTTGGGCGGGATTTTATCTGGTTACTGAAGGAAAACTTGTACTCGGTCCTTTTCAGGGAAAGATTGCATGCACCGAAATTCAACCGGGAAGGGGGGTTTGCGGAAAAGTAATGGTCACCAAAGAGACGGAGATTGTGGAAAATGTCCACGATTTCCCGGGGCATATTGCGTGTGATTCAGGCAGCAATTCCGAAATCGTGGTTCCACTTCTAAAAGACGGAAAACTTCTCGGAGTGCTCGACCTCGACAGTTACGATTTTTCCACTTTCAACGATACTGACAGATTATATCTTGAGCAGCTTGTTGCACAGTTATTGTCAAAAACAACAATTCCAAACATTTAA